The Nymphaea colorata isolate Beijing-Zhang1983 unplaced genomic scaffold, ASM883128v2 scaffold0571, whole genome shotgun sequence genome window below encodes:
- the LOC116245201 gene encoding LOW QUALITY PROTEIN: uncharacterized protein LOC116245201 (The sequence of the model RefSeq protein was modified relative to this genomic sequence to represent the inferred CDS: deleted 2 bases in 1 codon; substituted 1 base at 1 genomic stop codon), whose product MVILVYDDKDLGDGAFGTVYKATNTKTGEIVAIKKMKQKYTNWNECIELREIKSLRKLNHTNIIKLKEVLLVSDELYMVFXYLDYNLYEVYSKMKEEGKKNIIYQIASGLASMHKNGFFHRDMKPENLLIYNNIVKLCDLGLAREIRSRPPFTDYVSTRWCLFLARYRAPELLLRSTNYNSPVDIFALGCIMAELYTFCPLFPGTNEVDQLNKIVKILGTPDKADWPEGYKLAQSRSTSFNNLDYYFADEKGVNLGELIPDASMEAIDLIESMLHYSSRKRPTAAEYYLRLCRILKHDFFKGVNVIVSEGVNKDLIFEEKPAGAKLDTQKEDKKIDVFRATKEKFKQTRKHDAM is encoded by the exons ATGGTTATACTTGTCTATG ACGATAAAGACCTGGGAGACGGTGCATTCGGTACCGTCTACAAGGCAACCAACACCAAGACGGGCGAAATAGTCGCcatcaaaaaaatgaagcaaaaataCACCAATTGGAACGAGTGCATCGAGCTAAGAGAGATCAAATCTCTACGGAAACTCAACCACACCAACATCATCAAACTTAAAGAGGTCCTCCTCGTCTCGGATGAACTCTACATGGTCTTTTAGTACCTCGACTACAACCTGTACGAAGTCTACTCCAAAATGAAGGAGGAGGGAAAGAA GAACATCATCTACCAAATCGCCAGTGGCTTAGCCAGCATGCATAAAAATGGCTTCTTCCATCGCGACATGAAGCCCGAAAACCTCCTAATTTACAACAATATAGTCAAGCTATGCGATCTCGGACTGGCACGCGAGATACGCTCTCGTCCTCCCTTCACGGATTACGTCTCCACACGCTGG TGTTTATTCCTAGCAAGGTACAGAGCCCCGGAATTACTACTCCGCTCCACGAATTACAACTCACCAGTCGATATATTCGCACTCGGCTGCATCATGGCCGAACTATACACCTTCTGTCCGCTTTTTCCTGGCACGAATGAGGTCGATCAACTTAACAAAATCGTTAAAATCCTTGGAACGCCTGATAAAGCTGATTGGCCTGAGGGGTACAAGCTCGCACAGTCTAGGAGTACTAGTTTCAATAATTTAGACTACTATTTTGCAGATGAGAAGGGAGTGAACCTTGGCGAGCTGATCCCTGATGCCTCCATGGAAGCTATCGACCTTATTGAATCCATGCTTCACTACTCATCTCGAAAGAGACCCACCGCTGCCGAGTATTATCTTCGTTTATGCAGAATCCTCAAGCACGACTTTTTCAAGGGAGTCAACGTCATCGTTTCCGAAGGTGTTAATAAAGATcttatttttgaagaaaagccAGCTGGCGCCAAATTGGACACCCAAAAGGAGGATAAGAAAATTGACGTGTTTAGAGCTACCAAGGAGAAGTTCAAACAGACCAGAAAGCATGATGCCATGTAG